One Paroedura picta isolate Pp20150507F chromosome 3, Ppicta_v3.0, whole genome shotgun sequence genomic window carries:
- the CDK16 gene encoding cyclin-dependent kinase 16 isoform X4 — MDRMKKIKRQLSMTLRGSRTVEKNLNEPINIEENNSSDNGPTVKSVPPGTSRSVHAFLNHYAGTFRRPRLAISRSLSTHLNGTARLEIVHEDLKMGSDGESDQASGTSSDEVQSPVRVRMRNNPTRKISTEDINKRLSLPADIRLPEGYLEKLTLNSPLFDKPLSRRLRRVSLSEIGFGKLETYVKLDKLGEGTYATVYKGKSKLTDNLVALKEIRLEHEEGAPCTAIREVSLLKDLKHANIVTLHDIIHTEKSLTLVFEYLDKDLKQYLDDCGNVINMHNVKLFLFQLLRGLAYCHRQKVLHRDLKPQNLLINERGELKLADFGLARAKSIPTKTYSNEVVTLWYRPPDILLGSTEYSTQIDMWGVGCIFYEMSTGRPLFPGSTVEEQLHFIFRILGTPNEETWPGILSNEEFRAYNYPKYRAEALINHAPRLDSDGADLLSKLLQFEGRKRISADEAMRHQFFHSLGERVLKLPDTTSIFALKEIQLQKETGLRSASLPESVNGQNGRPNLLL; from the exons ATGGATCGGATGAAGAAGATCAAGAGGCAGCTGTCTATGACGCTGCGGGGGAGCAGGACGGTAGAGAAGAACCTCAACGAACCCATCAACATAGAGGAAAACAACAGCAGCGATAATG gccccaCAGTGAAGAGCGTGCCCCCCGGCACCTCCCGCAGCGTTCACGCCTTCCTGAACCACTATGCGGGCACCTTCCGCAGGCCCCGCCTGGCCATCAGCCGCAGTCTGAGCACTCACCTCAACGGCACCGCCCGACTAG AAATCGTCCACGAAGACCTCAAGATGGGCTCCGACGGCGAGAGCGACCAGGCCTCGGGGACGTCGTCGGACGAAGTGCAGTCCCCGGTCCGAGTGCGCATGAGGAACAACCCGACGCGCAAGATTTCCACTGAG GACATCAACAAGCGCCTGTCGCTCCCGGCCGACATCCGCCTGCCCGAAGGCTACTTGGAGAAGCTGACGCTCAACAGCCCCCTCTTCGACAAGCCCCTGAGCCGACGGTTACGGAGAGTCTCGTTG TCGGAGATTGGGTTTGGGAAGCTGGAGACATACGTCAAGTTGGACAAGCTGGGAGAG GGGACGTACGCTACGGTCTACAAGGGGAAGAGTAAACTCACAGACAACCTGGTGGCCCTGAAGGAGATCCGTCTAGAGCACGAGGAGGGGGCACCTTGCACGGCCATCCGAGAAG TTTCGCTTCTAAAAGATCTTAAACATGCCAACATAGTGACTCTGCATGACATCATCCATACAGAGAAGTCCCTCACGCTTGTCTTCGAGTATTTA GATAAAGACTTGAAACAGTACTTGGACGATTGCGGCAACGTTATAAATATGCACAATGTGAAG CTGTTCCTCTTCCAGCTGCTGCGTGGCCTAGCCTACTGCCACCGACAGAAGGTGTTACACCGAGACCTCAAGCCTCAGAACTTGCTCATCAATGAAAGAGGGGAGCTCAAACTAGCAGACTTTG GACTGGCCAGGGCGAAATCCATTCCCACGAAGACCTACTCCAACGAGGTGGTGACACTTTGGTACCGACCCCCTGACATCCTCTTAGGTTCGACGGAATATTCCACGCAGATTGACATGTG GGGCGTGGGCTGCATATTCTACGAGATGTCCACAGGACGGCCGCTTTTCCCCGGCTCCACAGTTGAGGAGCAGCTGCACTTCATTTTTCGGATATTGG GGACCCCCAATGAAGAGACGTGGCCTGGGATCCTGTCCAATGAGGAGTTCCGAGCCTATAACTACCCCAAGTATCGCGCCGAGGCCCTGATCAACCATGCCCCTAG GCTGGACAGTGACGGAGCTGACCTCCTAAGCAAGCTGCTGCAG TTCGAAGGCAGGAAGCGGATCTCTGCAGACGAGGCCATGCGGCACCAGTTCTTCCACAGTCTGGGAGAGCGAGTCCTCAAACTCCCGGACA CCACATCAATATTTGCACTAAAGGAGATTCAGTTACAGAAAGAGACGGGgctgagatcagcttccctgcCTGAATCAG TGAACGGACAGAATGGACGGCCGAAtctgctgctttga
- the CDK16 gene encoding cyclin-dependent kinase 16 isoform X3, producing the protein MESDASNFPTMDRMKKIKRQLSMTLRGSRTVEKNLNEPINIEENNSSDNEIVHEDLKMGSDGESDQASGTSSDEVQSPVRVRMRNNPTRKISTEDINKRLSLPADIRLPEGYLEKLTLNSPLFDKPLSRRLRRVSLSEIGFGKLETYVKLDKLGEGTYATVYKGKSKLTDNLVALKEIRLEHEEGAPCTAIREVSLLKDLKHANIVTLHDIIHTEKSLTLVFEYLDKDLKQYLDDCGNVINMHNVKLFLFQLLRGLAYCHRQKVLHRDLKPQNLLINERGELKLADFGLARAKSIPTKTYSNEVVTLWYRPPDILLGSTEYSTQIDMWGVGCIFYEMSTGRPLFPGSTVEEQLHFIFRILGTPNEETWPGILSNEEFRAYNYPKYRAEALINHAPRLDSDGADLLSKLLQFEGRKRISADEAMRHQFFHSLGERVLKLPDTTSIFALKEIQLQKETGLRSASLPESVNGQNGRPNLLL; encoded by the exons tgaCGCTAGCAATTTCCCCACCATGGATCGGATGAAGAAGATCAAGAGGCAGCTGTCTATGACGCTGCGGGGGAGCAGGACGGTAGAGAAGAACCTCAACGAACCCATCAACATAGAGGAAAACAACAGCAGCGATAATG AAATCGTCCACGAAGACCTCAAGATGGGCTCCGACGGCGAGAGCGACCAGGCCTCGGGGACGTCGTCGGACGAAGTGCAGTCCCCGGTCCGAGTGCGCATGAGGAACAACCCGACGCGCAAGATTTCCACTGAG GACATCAACAAGCGCCTGTCGCTCCCGGCCGACATCCGCCTGCCCGAAGGCTACTTGGAGAAGCTGACGCTCAACAGCCCCCTCTTCGACAAGCCCCTGAGCCGACGGTTACGGAGAGTCTCGTTG TCGGAGATTGGGTTTGGGAAGCTGGAGACATACGTCAAGTTGGACAAGCTGGGAGAG GGGACGTACGCTACGGTCTACAAGGGGAAGAGTAAACTCACAGACAACCTGGTGGCCCTGAAGGAGATCCGTCTAGAGCACGAGGAGGGGGCACCTTGCACGGCCATCCGAGAAG TTTCGCTTCTAAAAGATCTTAAACATGCCAACATAGTGACTCTGCATGACATCATCCATACAGAGAAGTCCCTCACGCTTGTCTTCGAGTATTTA GATAAAGACTTGAAACAGTACTTGGACGATTGCGGCAACGTTATAAATATGCACAATGTGAAG CTGTTCCTCTTCCAGCTGCTGCGTGGCCTAGCCTACTGCCACCGACAGAAGGTGTTACACCGAGACCTCAAGCCTCAGAACTTGCTCATCAATGAAAGAGGGGAGCTCAAACTAGCAGACTTTG GACTGGCCAGGGCGAAATCCATTCCCACGAAGACCTACTCCAACGAGGTGGTGACACTTTGGTACCGACCCCCTGACATCCTCTTAGGTTCGACGGAATATTCCACGCAGATTGACATGTG GGGCGTGGGCTGCATATTCTACGAGATGTCCACAGGACGGCCGCTTTTCCCCGGCTCCACAGTTGAGGAGCAGCTGCACTTCATTTTTCGGATATTGG GGACCCCCAATGAAGAGACGTGGCCTGGGATCCTGTCCAATGAGGAGTTCCGAGCCTATAACTACCCCAAGTATCGCGCCGAGGCCCTGATCAACCATGCCCCTAG GCTGGACAGTGACGGAGCTGACCTCCTAAGCAAGCTGCTGCAG TTCGAAGGCAGGAAGCGGATCTCTGCAGACGAGGCCATGCGGCACCAGTTCTTCCACAGTCTGGGAGAGCGAGTCCTCAAACTCCCGGACA CCACATCAATATTTGCACTAAAGGAGATTCAGTTACAGAAAGAGACGGGgctgagatcagcttccctgcCTGAATCAG TGAACGGACAGAATGGACGGCCGAAtctgctgctttga
- the CDK16 gene encoding cyclin-dependent kinase 16 isoform X5, giving the protein MDRMKKIKRQLSMTLRGSRTVEKNLNEPINIEENNSSDNEIVHEDLKMGSDGESDQASGTSSDEVQSPVRVRMRNNPTRKISTEDINKRLSLPADIRLPEGYLEKLTLNSPLFDKPLSRRLRRVSLSEIGFGKLETYVKLDKLGEGTYATVYKGKSKLTDNLVALKEIRLEHEEGAPCTAIREVSLLKDLKHANIVTLHDIIHTEKSLTLVFEYLDKDLKQYLDDCGNVINMHNVKLFLFQLLRGLAYCHRQKVLHRDLKPQNLLINERGELKLADFGLARAKSIPTKTYSNEVVTLWYRPPDILLGSTEYSTQIDMWGVGCIFYEMSTGRPLFPGSTVEEQLHFIFRILGTPNEETWPGILSNEEFRAYNYPKYRAEALINHAPRLDSDGADLLSKLLQFEGRKRISADEAMRHQFFHSLGERVLKLPDTTSIFALKEIQLQKETGLRSASLPESVNGQNGRPNLLL; this is encoded by the exons ATGGATCGGATGAAGAAGATCAAGAGGCAGCTGTCTATGACGCTGCGGGGGAGCAGGACGGTAGAGAAGAACCTCAACGAACCCATCAACATAGAGGAAAACAACAGCAGCGATAATG AAATCGTCCACGAAGACCTCAAGATGGGCTCCGACGGCGAGAGCGACCAGGCCTCGGGGACGTCGTCGGACGAAGTGCAGTCCCCGGTCCGAGTGCGCATGAGGAACAACCCGACGCGCAAGATTTCCACTGAG GACATCAACAAGCGCCTGTCGCTCCCGGCCGACATCCGCCTGCCCGAAGGCTACTTGGAGAAGCTGACGCTCAACAGCCCCCTCTTCGACAAGCCCCTGAGCCGACGGTTACGGAGAGTCTCGTTG TCGGAGATTGGGTTTGGGAAGCTGGAGACATACGTCAAGTTGGACAAGCTGGGAGAG GGGACGTACGCTACGGTCTACAAGGGGAAGAGTAAACTCACAGACAACCTGGTGGCCCTGAAGGAGATCCGTCTAGAGCACGAGGAGGGGGCACCTTGCACGGCCATCCGAGAAG TTTCGCTTCTAAAAGATCTTAAACATGCCAACATAGTGACTCTGCATGACATCATCCATACAGAGAAGTCCCTCACGCTTGTCTTCGAGTATTTA GATAAAGACTTGAAACAGTACTTGGACGATTGCGGCAACGTTATAAATATGCACAATGTGAAG CTGTTCCTCTTCCAGCTGCTGCGTGGCCTAGCCTACTGCCACCGACAGAAGGTGTTACACCGAGACCTCAAGCCTCAGAACTTGCTCATCAATGAAAGAGGGGAGCTCAAACTAGCAGACTTTG GACTGGCCAGGGCGAAATCCATTCCCACGAAGACCTACTCCAACGAGGTGGTGACACTTTGGTACCGACCCCCTGACATCCTCTTAGGTTCGACGGAATATTCCACGCAGATTGACATGTG GGGCGTGGGCTGCATATTCTACGAGATGTCCACAGGACGGCCGCTTTTCCCCGGCTCCACAGTTGAGGAGCAGCTGCACTTCATTTTTCGGATATTGG GGACCCCCAATGAAGAGACGTGGCCTGGGATCCTGTCCAATGAGGAGTTCCGAGCCTATAACTACCCCAAGTATCGCGCCGAGGCCCTGATCAACCATGCCCCTAG GCTGGACAGTGACGGAGCTGACCTCCTAAGCAAGCTGCTGCAG TTCGAAGGCAGGAAGCGGATCTCTGCAGACGAGGCCATGCGGCACCAGTTCTTCCACAGTCTGGGAGAGCGAGTCCTCAAACTCCCGGACA CCACATCAATATTTGCACTAAAGGAGATTCAGTTACAGAAAGAGACGGGgctgagatcagcttccctgcCTGAATCAG TGAACGGACAGAATGGACGGCCGAAtctgctgctttga
- the CDK16 gene encoding cyclin-dependent kinase 16 isoform X1 produces MESDASNFPTMDRMKKIKRQLSMTLRGSRTVEKNLNEPINIEENNSSDNGPTVKSVPPGTSRSVHAFLNHYAGTFRRPRLAISRSLSTHLNGTARLEIVHEDLKMGSDGESDQASGTSSDEVQSPVRVRMRNNPTRKISTEDINKRLSLPADIRLPEGYLEKLTLNSPLFDKPLSRRLRRVSLSEIGFGKLETYVKLDKLGEGTYATVYKGKSKLTDNLVALKEIRLEHEEGAPCTAIREVSLLKDLKHANIVTLHDIIHTEKSLTLVFEYLDKDLKQYLDDCGNVINMHNVKLFLFQLLRGLAYCHRQKVLHRDLKPQNLLINERGELKLADFGLARAKSIPTKTYSNEVVTLWYRPPDILLGSTEYSTQIDMWGVGCIFYEMSTGRPLFPGSTVEEQLHFIFRILGTPNEETWPGILSNEEFRAYNYPKYRAEALINHAPRLDSDGADLLSKLLQFEGRKRISADEAMRHQFFHSLGERVLKLPDTTSIFALKEIQLQKETGLRSASLPESVNGQNGRPNLLL; encoded by the exons tgaCGCTAGCAATTTCCCCACCATGGATCGGATGAAGAAGATCAAGAGGCAGCTGTCTATGACGCTGCGGGGGAGCAGGACGGTAGAGAAGAACCTCAACGAACCCATCAACATAGAGGAAAACAACAGCAGCGATAATG gccccaCAGTGAAGAGCGTGCCCCCCGGCACCTCCCGCAGCGTTCACGCCTTCCTGAACCACTATGCGGGCACCTTCCGCAGGCCCCGCCTGGCCATCAGCCGCAGTCTGAGCACTCACCTCAACGGCACCGCCCGACTAG AAATCGTCCACGAAGACCTCAAGATGGGCTCCGACGGCGAGAGCGACCAGGCCTCGGGGACGTCGTCGGACGAAGTGCAGTCCCCGGTCCGAGTGCGCATGAGGAACAACCCGACGCGCAAGATTTCCACTGAG GACATCAACAAGCGCCTGTCGCTCCCGGCCGACATCCGCCTGCCCGAAGGCTACTTGGAGAAGCTGACGCTCAACAGCCCCCTCTTCGACAAGCCCCTGAGCCGACGGTTACGGAGAGTCTCGTTG TCGGAGATTGGGTTTGGGAAGCTGGAGACATACGTCAAGTTGGACAAGCTGGGAGAG GGGACGTACGCTACGGTCTACAAGGGGAAGAGTAAACTCACAGACAACCTGGTGGCCCTGAAGGAGATCCGTCTAGAGCACGAGGAGGGGGCACCTTGCACGGCCATCCGAGAAG TTTCGCTTCTAAAAGATCTTAAACATGCCAACATAGTGACTCTGCATGACATCATCCATACAGAGAAGTCCCTCACGCTTGTCTTCGAGTATTTA GATAAAGACTTGAAACAGTACTTGGACGATTGCGGCAACGTTATAAATATGCACAATGTGAAG CTGTTCCTCTTCCAGCTGCTGCGTGGCCTAGCCTACTGCCACCGACAGAAGGTGTTACACCGAGACCTCAAGCCTCAGAACTTGCTCATCAATGAAAGAGGGGAGCTCAAACTAGCAGACTTTG GACTGGCCAGGGCGAAATCCATTCCCACGAAGACCTACTCCAACGAGGTGGTGACACTTTGGTACCGACCCCCTGACATCCTCTTAGGTTCGACGGAATATTCCACGCAGATTGACATGTG GGGCGTGGGCTGCATATTCTACGAGATGTCCACAGGACGGCCGCTTTTCCCCGGCTCCACAGTTGAGGAGCAGCTGCACTTCATTTTTCGGATATTGG GGACCCCCAATGAAGAGACGTGGCCTGGGATCCTGTCCAATGAGGAGTTCCGAGCCTATAACTACCCCAAGTATCGCGCCGAGGCCCTGATCAACCATGCCCCTAG GCTGGACAGTGACGGAGCTGACCTCCTAAGCAAGCTGCTGCAG TTCGAAGGCAGGAAGCGGATCTCTGCAGACGAGGCCATGCGGCACCAGTTCTTCCACAGTCTGGGAGAGCGAGTCCTCAAACTCCCGGACA CCACATCAATATTTGCACTAAAGGAGATTCAGTTACAGAAAGAGACGGGgctgagatcagcttccctgcCTGAATCAG TGAACGGACAGAATGGACGGCCGAAtctgctgctttga
- the CDK16 gene encoding cyclin-dependent kinase 16 isoform X2 → MESDASNFPTMDRMKKIKRQLSMTLRGSRTVEKNLNEPINIEENNSSDNGPTVKSVPPGTSRSVHAFLNHYAGTFRRPRLAISRSLSTHLNGTARLEIVHEDLKMGSDGESDQASGTSSDEVQSPVRVRMRNNPTRKISTEDINKRLSLPADIRLPEGYLEKLTLNSPLFDKPLSRRLRRVSLSEIGFGKLETYVKLDKLGEGTYATVYKGKSKLTDNLVALKEIRLEHEEGAPCTAIREVSLLKDLKHANIVTLHDIIHTEKSLTLVFEYLDKDLKQYLDDCGNVINMHNVKLFLFQLLRGLAYCHRQKVLHRDLKPQNLLINERGELKLADFGLARAKSIPTKTYSNEVVTLWYRPPDILLGSTEYSTQIDMWGVGCIFYEMSTGRPLFPGSTVEEQLHFIFRILGTPNEETWPGILSNEEFRAYNYPKYRAEALINHAPRLDSDGADLLSKLLQFEGRKRISADEAMRHQFFHSLGERVLKLPDTTSIFALKEIQLQKETGLRSASLPESGSAAFQVVDTEF, encoded by the exons tgaCGCTAGCAATTTCCCCACCATGGATCGGATGAAGAAGATCAAGAGGCAGCTGTCTATGACGCTGCGGGGGAGCAGGACGGTAGAGAAGAACCTCAACGAACCCATCAACATAGAGGAAAACAACAGCAGCGATAATG gccccaCAGTGAAGAGCGTGCCCCCCGGCACCTCCCGCAGCGTTCACGCCTTCCTGAACCACTATGCGGGCACCTTCCGCAGGCCCCGCCTGGCCATCAGCCGCAGTCTGAGCACTCACCTCAACGGCACCGCCCGACTAG AAATCGTCCACGAAGACCTCAAGATGGGCTCCGACGGCGAGAGCGACCAGGCCTCGGGGACGTCGTCGGACGAAGTGCAGTCCCCGGTCCGAGTGCGCATGAGGAACAACCCGACGCGCAAGATTTCCACTGAG GACATCAACAAGCGCCTGTCGCTCCCGGCCGACATCCGCCTGCCCGAAGGCTACTTGGAGAAGCTGACGCTCAACAGCCCCCTCTTCGACAAGCCCCTGAGCCGACGGTTACGGAGAGTCTCGTTG TCGGAGATTGGGTTTGGGAAGCTGGAGACATACGTCAAGTTGGACAAGCTGGGAGAG GGGACGTACGCTACGGTCTACAAGGGGAAGAGTAAACTCACAGACAACCTGGTGGCCCTGAAGGAGATCCGTCTAGAGCACGAGGAGGGGGCACCTTGCACGGCCATCCGAGAAG TTTCGCTTCTAAAAGATCTTAAACATGCCAACATAGTGACTCTGCATGACATCATCCATACAGAGAAGTCCCTCACGCTTGTCTTCGAGTATTTA GATAAAGACTTGAAACAGTACTTGGACGATTGCGGCAACGTTATAAATATGCACAATGTGAAG CTGTTCCTCTTCCAGCTGCTGCGTGGCCTAGCCTACTGCCACCGACAGAAGGTGTTACACCGAGACCTCAAGCCTCAGAACTTGCTCATCAATGAAAGAGGGGAGCTCAAACTAGCAGACTTTG GACTGGCCAGGGCGAAATCCATTCCCACGAAGACCTACTCCAACGAGGTGGTGACACTTTGGTACCGACCCCCTGACATCCTCTTAGGTTCGACGGAATATTCCACGCAGATTGACATGTG GGGCGTGGGCTGCATATTCTACGAGATGTCCACAGGACGGCCGCTTTTCCCCGGCTCCACAGTTGAGGAGCAGCTGCACTTCATTTTTCGGATATTGG GGACCCCCAATGAAGAGACGTGGCCTGGGATCCTGTCCAATGAGGAGTTCCGAGCCTATAACTACCCCAAGTATCGCGCCGAGGCCCTGATCAACCATGCCCCTAG GCTGGACAGTGACGGAGCTGACCTCCTAAGCAAGCTGCTGCAG TTCGAAGGCAGGAAGCGGATCTCTGCAGACGAGGCCATGCGGCACCAGTTCTTCCACAGTCTGGGAGAGCGAGTCCTCAAACTCCCGGACA CCACATCAATATTTGCACTAAAGGAGATTCAGTTACAGAAAGAGACGGGgctgagatcagcttccctgcCTGAATCAG GCAGCGCCGCGTTCCAGGTAGTGGACACTGaattttag